The Fibrobacter succinogenes genome has a segment encoding these proteins:
- the tmk gene encoding dTMP kinase — MKTAKKFFSLEGIDGSGKSTQIDMLVRVLESEGHKVVRLREPGGAKISERIRELLLDPAFKGIMADDTELLLYNAARAQVIHEIIQPALDAGNIVIADRFAWSTFAYQGYARGLGADKVQRLTELTCGSCFPELTVVLDLTVEASRKRMATRGGAPDRLESEKAEFFERVREGYLAAGRDYSDVVSIVDADRTPDEVHREVLSLIQEKLK, encoded by the coding sequence ATGAAAACTGCGAAGAAATTTTTCAGCCTCGAAGGCATTGACGGTTCCGGAAAGTCTACACAAATCGACATGCTCGTTCGCGTGCTAGAATCCGAAGGCCATAAGGTCGTGAGGCTGCGCGAACCCGGCGGTGCTAAAATTTCCGAACGCATTCGCGAGCTTTTGCTTGACCCCGCTTTCAAGGGCATCATGGCAGACGATACCGAACTCTTGTTGTACAATGCCGCTCGCGCCCAGGTGATTCACGAAATTATCCAGCCGGCGCTCGATGCTGGGAACATTGTCATCGCTGATCGTTTTGCGTGGAGCACGTTTGCTTATCAGGGCTATGCCCGCGGGCTCGGGGCAGACAAGGTTCAGCGTCTGACGGAACTCACTTGTGGCTCCTGCTTCCCGGAACTTACCGTGGTACTCGACTTGACTGTTGAGGCAAGCCGCAAGCGAATGGCGACTCGTGGCGGTGCGCCCGATCGCCTCGAAAGCGAAAAAGCGGAATTCTTTGAACGCGTCCGCGAAGGCTACCTTGCTGCCGGCCGCGATTATAGCGATGTCGTGAGCATCGTCGATGCCGACCGTACTCCCGACGAAGTCCATCGCGAAGTTCTTTCGCTCATCCAGGAAAAACTGAAATGA
- the secA gene encoding preprotein translocase subunit SecA — protein sequence MSIVDTVLHKIFGTPHERKVKQLRPVIAKIHEACKALATLDDAELAAKSAEFREKLNNGATLDDIKVEAFAVCREACDRRLGIFNIFKPEFGFDFSRLGPELQEAVNKAKAELESGKNEWEVYLPAALYAKVRELYPDSVKPFRMLPFDVQMIGGLVLHEGAIAEMATGEGKTLAAALPVYLNGLSGHGVHVVTVNDYLAGRDAKQMGMVYKFLGLTVGLIINGLNPEQRRESYNSDVTYGTNNEFGFDYLRDNMAVEPNQLVQRELNFCIVDEVDSILIDEARTPLIISGPAEDATEKYAKANEISKQLVRNKDFSVDEKDKNIQFTEKGVLHIQDLMHITNLYGEHADWVHFLDNALRAWYLFEKDVDYIVRDGEIIIVDENTGRLMEGRRYSNGIHQAIEAKENVPIRRENQTLATITFQNYFRMYKKLSGMTGTAETEATEFIKIYNMNTWVIPTNKPCIRKDLQDLVYKSEDAKWRAIVAEIKERHAKGQPLLVGTASIEKSEILHGMLEKEGIPHEVLNAKNHGREAEIIQYAGHKDKVTIATNMAGRGTDIALGPGVTELGGLHVLGTERHESRRIDNQLRGRSGRQGDPGSSQYFLSLDDNLMRIFGGDNVKNLMNRFGVGEDEVITHPIVSRSIRGAQRRVESQSFDIRKHLLDYDNVMNEQRKVIYGLRRRILNGEDIRDEIMNRIEDACDIKVSAYIPAKSYPEQWKLEDLHADLQRTLGMEYSLTLEEAVTKTPEQVLDEIIDLCKVRYDKLTKIIPDADFRNIERRFLLMTIDQVWKEHLYAMDQLKDAIRFHGYAQKDPLMVYKNDGFKMFESCLEKIATLTALRILNIRITLPNGVTVSPDQLQLKSQEQIDAERKAADGSTSSPTDKVPEPAEGTPAEAQEQLSADGAKAAGLAGQAASSETNALSEDQDSQPMPQSALPGTRPNRVNPALAAAVKRAQQQAGAKLGRNDLCWCGSGLKYKKCHGKDVE from the coding sequence ATGAGCATTGTAGATACAGTACTCCATAAGATTTTTGGTACACCTCATGAACGTAAGGTGAAGCAGCTCCGCCCGGTGATTGCAAAGATTCACGAAGCCTGCAAGGCCCTTGCAACTTTGGACGACGCTGAACTCGCTGCAAAGAGTGCGGAATTCCGCGAAAAACTGAATAACGGCGCAACGCTCGACGATATCAAGGTTGAAGCATTTGCGGTTTGCCGCGAAGCTTGCGACCGCCGCTTGGGTATCTTCAACATTTTCAAGCCGGAATTTGGCTTTGATTTTAGCCGCCTCGGCCCGGAACTCCAGGAAGCTGTAAACAAGGCTAAGGCCGAACTCGAAAGCGGAAAGAACGAATGGGAAGTCTACTTGCCGGCAGCTCTTTACGCTAAGGTTCGCGAACTCTATCCGGATTCCGTGAAGCCGTTCCGCATGTTGCCTTTTGATGTGCAGATGATTGGTGGCCTTGTGCTCCATGAAGGTGCAATTGCCGAAATGGCAACCGGTGAAGGTAAGACGCTTGCTGCCGCTCTCCCGGTTTACTTGAACGGTCTTTCTGGCCATGGCGTGCATGTGGTGACGGTGAACGATTACCTCGCTGGCCGTGACGCTAAGCAGATGGGCATGGTTTATAAGTTCCTCGGCCTTACGGTCGGTCTCATTATCAATGGCCTCAATCCGGAACAGCGCCGCGAAAGCTACAACTCCGACGTGACTTACGGTACCAACAACGAATTCGGCTTTGACTACCTCCGTGACAACATGGCTGTTGAACCGAACCAGCTCGTGCAGCGTGAACTCAACTTCTGTATCGTTGACGAAGTCGACTCTATCTTGATTGACGAAGCCCGTACGCCGCTTATTATCAGTGGTCCGGCCGAAGACGCTACCGAAAAGTACGCAAAGGCCAACGAAATTTCCAAGCAGCTCGTCCGCAACAAGGACTTCTCTGTCGATGAAAAGGACAAGAACATCCAGTTTACCGAAAAGGGCGTGCTCCACATCCAGGACTTGATGCACATTACGAACCTCTATGGCGAACATGCCGACTGGGTTCACTTCCTCGATAACGCTCTCCGCGCTTGGTACCTCTTCGAAAAAGATGTTGACTACATTGTGCGTGATGGCGAAATCATCATCGTTGACGAAAACACGGGCCGCTTGATGGAAGGCCGCCGCTATTCTAACGGTATCCATCAGGCTATCGAAGCTAAGGAAAACGTGCCTATACGCCGTGAAAACCAGACGCTTGCAACGATTACGTTCCAGAACTACTTCCGTATGTACAAGAAGCTCTCGGGTATGACCGGTACGGCAGAAACCGAAGCCACGGAATTCATCAAGATTTACAACATGAACACGTGGGTCATTCCGACGAACAAGCCGTGCATCCGTAAGGACTTGCAGGACTTGGTCTATAAGTCCGAAGATGCCAAGTGGCGCGCTATCGTGGCCGAAATCAAGGAACGCCACGCTAAGGGCCAGCCGCTCCTCGTGGGTACGGCTTCCATTGAAAAGTCCGAAATCCTCCACGGCATGCTCGAAAAGGAAGGCATCCCGCACGAAGTCTTGAACGCCAAGAACCATGGCCGCGAAGCTGAAATCATCCAGTACGCCGGTCACAAGGACAAGGTGACGATTGCAACGAACATGGCTGGTCGTGGTACCGACATTGCGCTTGGACCGGGAGTGACTGAACTCGGCGGTTTGCATGTGCTCGGTACAGAACGCCATGAATCTCGCCGTATCGACAACCAGTTGCGCGGTCGTTCCGGCCGTCAGGGTGACCCGGGTTCTAGCCAGTATTTCTTGAGCCTCGATGATAACCTGATGCGTATCTTCGGTGGCGACAACGTCAAGAACCTCATGAACCGTTTCGGCGTGGGTGAAGACGAAGTGATTACCCACCCGATCGTGTCCCGCTCTATCCGTGGTGCACAGCGTCGCGTCGAAAGCCAGAGCTTCGATATCCGTAAGCACTTGCTCGACTACGATAACGTGATGAACGAACAGCGCAAGGTGATTTACGGGCTCCGCCGCCGCATCTTGAACGGTGAAGATATCCGTGACGAAATCATGAACCGAATCGAAGACGCTTGCGATATCAAGGTTTCCGCTTACATCCCGGCTAAGAGCTATCCGGAACAGTGGAAGCTCGAAGACTTGCATGCAGACTTGCAGCGCACGCTCGGCATGGAATACAGTCTCACGCTTGAAGAAGCTGTAACGAAGACTCCGGAACAGGTGCTCGACGAAATTATCGACCTCTGCAAGGTGCGTTACGACAAGCTCACGAAGATTATTCCGGATGCAGACTTCCGTAATATCGAACGTCGCTTCCTCCTCATGACGATTGACCAAGTTTGGAAGGAACACTTGTATGCTATGGACCAGTTGAAGGATGCTATCCGCTTCCACGGATACGCCCAGAAGGATCCGCTGATGGTGTACAAGAACGACGGCTTCAAGATGTTCGAAAGCTGCCTCGAAAAGATTGCAACGCTCACGGCTCTCCGCATTTTGAATATCCGCATCACGCTCCCGAACGGTGTGACGGTTTCTCCGGACCAGCTCCAGCTCAAGAGCCAGGAACAGATCGACGCCGAACGCAAGGCCGCCGATGGTTCGACAAGCTCACCAACCGATAAGGTCCCTGAGCCTGCCGAAGGGACGCCTGCCGAAGCGCAAGAACAATTGAGCGCCGATGGTGCCAAGGCTGCAGGTCTCGCTGGCCAAGCCGCTTCTTCTGAAACGAACGCTCTTTCTGAAGATCAGGATTCCCAGCCGATGCCGCAAAGCGCACTTCCGGGCACCCGCCCGAACCGTGTGAACCCGGCTCTCGCTGCCGCAGTGAAGCGCGCCCAACAGCAGGCCGGTGCAAAGCTCGGTCGCAATGACCTCTGCTGGTGCGGTTCTGGCCTCAAGTACAAGAAGTGCCACGGCAAGGACGTGGAATAA
- a CDS encoding histidine-type phosphatase: MKKLDFAKGFFVLAAGFLFSAPVSAQTNDAELLKHPEFTSSNYLVYPEPVNIKYTKVPAGYKPFYISHYGRHGSRYHHDSDEYKYLYKTLSKADSAGKLTETGKQALAYAKVLATEAAPRKGDLTQVGVKQHEGIANRMYKNFGEVFKDWNVGGKKVTPHVKSYASTSGRCIVSMTAFIGELRSLHPKIKPELISGKSYMKFISAFDWGKLDYSKVKTYTDESDKLWQQVNPQPFLKKIFNDSNYVAKNIEADKFYNRFFEIATSLQGMDKPLLDEIAQAAKVPADSFVNLFTTEEKITRWKAQNAWWYSLEGTSPLINRPDGLNFAKPTLQNIIEEADEAIAVDTTINARGKSTSTKSEMRATLEKQATPIAATLRFGHDATLLPLAALMQLPVANAKVSDLSKLHEQWNDFRIIPMAANLQMIFYKAAGKPVLVKILYNEIEQTLPVPCGTSNERLETKDERTILKVSQNCPAAPYYRWDDIRNFYNDLLQK, encoded by the coding sequence ATGAAAAAACTGGATTTTGCCAAGGGCTTTTTTGTACTCGCAGCGGGATTTTTATTCTCCGCACCCGTGAGTGCACAGACGAATGACGCTGAACTTTTAAAACATCCCGAATTTACATCGAGCAATTATCTCGTGTACCCAGAACCCGTAAATATTAAATACACAAAGGTTCCCGCCGGATACAAGCCGTTCTACATCAGCCATTACGGAAGGCACGGTAGCCGCTACCACCACGACTCAGACGAATACAAATACCTCTACAAGACACTTTCCAAGGCAGATTCCGCAGGCAAGCTCACCGAAACCGGTAAGCAAGCGCTCGCCTACGCCAAAGTCCTCGCCACCGAAGCCGCCCCGCGCAAAGGCGACCTCACGCAAGTAGGCGTCAAACAGCACGAGGGAATCGCAAACCGCATGTACAAGAATTTTGGGGAGGTTTTTAAGGACTGGAATGTCGGCGGAAAAAAAGTCACACCACATGTCAAATCGTATGCAAGCACCAGCGGACGTTGCATCGTGAGCATGACCGCCTTCATCGGGGAACTCCGTTCGCTCCATCCGAAAATCAAACCCGAACTCATCTCTGGCAAAAGCTACATGAAGTTCATCAGTGCCTTTGACTGGGGCAAACTCGACTATTCCAAAGTCAAGACCTACACGGACGAAAGCGACAAGCTTTGGCAACAGGTGAACCCACAACCGTTCTTGAAAAAAATATTCAACGACAGCAATTACGTTGCAAAGAATATCGAAGCAGACAAATTCTACAACCGCTTCTTTGAAATCGCAACATCGCTCCAGGGCATGGACAAACCGCTGCTCGACGAAATCGCCCAAGCCGCCAAAGTCCCCGCCGATTCATTCGTAAACTTGTTCACAACCGAAGAAAAAATTACACGTTGGAAAGCGCAAAACGCCTGGTGGTACAGCCTCGAAGGCACAAGCCCGCTAATCAATCGCCCCGACGGACTCAACTTTGCAAAACCCACTCTACAGAACATTATTGAAGAAGCTGACGAAGCCATTGCCGTAGACACAACGATAAACGCACGCGGCAAATCCACCAGCACGAAATCCGAGATGCGTGCGACTTTGGAAAAGCAAGCAACGCCAATAGCCGCGACACTCCGCTTTGGCCATGACGCCACACTCCTCCCGCTTGCAGCCCTCATGCAACTCCCGGTTGCAAACGCCAAAGTTTCCGACCTGTCCAAGCTGCACGAACAGTGGAACGACTTTAGAATCATCCCGATGGCCGCAAACCTGCAGATGATATTCTACAAGGCAGCAGGCAAGCCCGTCCTCGTCAAAATCCTGTACAACGAAATCGAACAGACACTGCCCGTGCCCTGCGGCACTTCAAACGAGAGACTAGAGACGAAAGACGAAAGAACTATTCTAAAAGTCTCACAAAATTGCCCCGCGGCTCCGTACTACCGCTGGGACGATATCCGCAATTTTTATAACGACCTTCTCCAGAAATAG
- a CDS encoding lipopolysaccharide assembly protein LapB → MKKSIALLFCIATTSLFAASNATKSANADAIERLINEGVQFHEQGQFDDAIAKYKQAEKKDPKNALVKYEMAFTYHAKRDLDKALTYAKAATKLKTENIDENLYSLLGSIYDEKGMPDSALAIYREGFKKSPNSANIPYNATITYMRKNNADSAYAWIKRSINNTRTHEGSYYYAGFLASQIGKWPAFYAYTMYSTFISKKAEIIRDNLSRLYGKTKYLVIKKDNAVEMNTPNIKQTDSDSTVNKEFLLAIQTMLTMDTLGTRKLYDKDSTSEQQTEFLIHILEKTIKLVAFTDEINDPIQRFFQGLIRERLVNAFIYTICEPIDRPTFAQWLIKNRTEQARLFQWFNKEWLML, encoded by the coding sequence ATGAAAAAATCAATCGCACTCCTTTTTTGCATCGCCACAACGTCGCTTTTTGCCGCCTCCAACGCCACCAAAAGCGCTAACGCCGACGCAATCGAACGCCTCATAAACGAAGGCGTACAGTTCCACGAGCAAGGTCAATTTGACGATGCCATCGCCAAGTACAAACAGGCCGAAAAGAAAGACCCGAAAAACGCACTCGTCAAATACGAAATGGCTTTCACGTACCACGCCAAGCGCGATTTAGACAAGGCACTCACATACGCCAAAGCCGCGACAAAACTCAAGACAGAAAACATCGACGAAAATCTTTATAGCCTGCTCGGAAGCATCTACGATGAAAAAGGCATGCCCGATTCCGCGCTCGCCATTTACCGCGAAGGATTCAAGAAGTCGCCCAACTCGGCCAACATTCCGTATAATGCGACCATCACGTACATGCGCAAGAACAACGCCGACAGCGCCTACGCCTGGATCAAACGCAGCATCAACAACACACGCACGCACGAAGGCAGCTACTATTACGCCGGATTCTTGGCAAGCCAAATCGGCAAGTGGCCCGCGTTTTACGCTTACACGATGTACTCCACGTTCATCTCCAAAAAAGCCGAAATCATCCGCGACAACCTTTCGAGACTTTACGGCAAGACCAAATACCTCGTTATAAAAAAAGACAACGCCGTCGAAATGAACACGCCGAACATCAAGCAAACGGATAGCGATTCCACCGTCAACAAAGAATTCCTGCTCGCCATCCAGACCATGCTCACCATGGATACTCTCGGAACCCGCAAACTTTACGACAAGGATTCCACCTCGGAGCAACAAACCGAATTCCTAATCCACATCTTGGAAAAAACAATCAAGCTTGTCGCCTTCACCGACGAAATCAACGACCCCATCCAAAGATTTTTTCAAGGCCTAATTCGCGAGAGATTGGTCAACGCCTTTATCTATACCATCTGCGAACCGATTGACCGACCGACATTTGCGCAATGGCTTATCAAAAACCGCACTGAACAAGCACGGCTCTTCCAGTGGTTCAACAAAGAATGGTTGATGCTTTAA
- a CDS encoding iron-containing alcohol dehydrogenase family protein, whose translation MRFFVPTNIYIENDCVKNHADLLCAIGQRALIITGHNSAAANGSLNDVTNTLIAGDIPYLIFSEVEENPSTDTVEKATQIAQKFNADFIIGIGGGSAIDAAKAVALLLVNPDINADEIHNAPNHPRNHAPVVAVPTTCGTGSEVTPVSIITNHKINLKKSIPHVIFPELALVDGKYLASAKKQLIVNTAVDALAHMVESILNVKSNLLNRMCPEYGLKLWGEIKYALLLDCDNGDKNGAAPNATPIDAILYEKLMLTSTIAGMSIAQTSTAVPHGMSYDLTLHAGIPHGPAVGYFLAAYVEVCAKFVPQDVEKILSLLGLKNAEEFREMLCKLIGTCTVTREMRNQFAAAMKENHSKLDLVPGKITPEDIDYIYKKSLVVE comes from the coding sequence ATGCGATTTTTTGTACCCACAAATATTTACATCGAAAACGACTGCGTCAAAAATCATGCAGACCTTCTATGTGCCATCGGGCAGCGCGCGCTCATCATTACAGGACACAACTCCGCCGCCGCAAACGGTTCACTAAACGACGTGACGAACACCCTGATTGCAGGCGACATTCCATACCTGATATTCAGCGAAGTCGAAGAAAATCCATCAACGGATACCGTAGAAAAAGCCACACAAATCGCACAAAAATTTAACGCCGACTTTATCATCGGCATTGGGGGAGGTTCCGCCATCGATGCCGCCAAAGCCGTGGCGCTCCTCCTCGTAAACCCCGACATCAACGCAGATGAAATTCACAACGCACCAAACCATCCGCGCAACCACGCGCCCGTCGTAGCCGTACCAACAACATGCGGAACAGGCTCCGAAGTAACGCCAGTTTCCATCATCACAAACCATAAAATCAATCTCAAGAAAAGCATCCCGCATGTTATTTTCCCTGAGCTCGCCCTCGTCGATGGAAAATACCTTGCCTCCGCAAAAAAGCAACTGATTGTGAACACCGCAGTCGATGCGCTTGCCCACATGGTCGAAAGCATCCTCAACGTGAAATCGAACTTGCTCAACCGCATGTGCCCAGAATACGGCCTCAAACTCTGGGGCGAAATCAAATACGCGCTACTCTTAGACTGCGATAATGGCGACAAAAATGGCGCTGCACCAAACGCAACACCCATCGATGCAATCTTGTACGAAAAACTCATGCTCACCTCGACAATCGCCGGCATGTCCATCGCGCAGACAAGCACCGCCGTACCGCATGGAATGAGCTACGACCTCACACTCCACGCAGGCATCCCGCACGGCCCCGCAGTGGGATATTTCCTCGCCGCCTACGTAGAAGTCTGCGCCAAGTTCGTCCCGCAAGACGTCGAAAAAATCCTCTCGCTCTTGGGGCTCAAAAACGCCGAAGAATTTAGGGAAATGCTCTGCAAGCTCATCGGCACATGCACCGTCACCCGCGAAATGCGAAACCAATTCGCTGCCGCGATGAAAGAGAACCACTCCAAACTCGACCTCGTCCCGGGAAAAATCACCCCCGAAGACATCGACTACATCTACAAAAAATCGCTAGTGGTGGAGTAG
- a CDS encoding LemA family protein has protein sequence MKKALIAVAVVVVILLIIVGKCIGTYNNIIALEEGVKAQWAQVENTYQRRFDLIPNLVSTVQGEANFEKSTLTEVMEMRSRMGGTIKLDESLMNDEAALKRFQEMQGSLGGALQRLMAVSENYPDLKSNKSFQELRVQLEGAENRIAVERKRYNETVKEYNTTIRQFPTNLVTGFAGASPKALFSADAGASTAPKVQFDIK, from the coding sequence ATGAAAAAAGCTTTAATCGCCGTCGCAGTCGTTGTCGTCATCCTGCTCATCATCGTGGGAAAATGCATCGGCACTTACAACAACATCATCGCCCTCGAAGAAGGCGTCAAGGCACAGTGGGCACAAGTCGAAAACACTTACCAGCGCCGCTTTGACCTCATCCCGAACCTCGTCAGCACCGTGCAAGGCGAAGCCAACTTCGAAAAGAGCACCCTCACCGAAGTCATGGAAATGCGTAGCCGCATGGGCGGAACCATCAAACTCGACGAAAGCCTCATGAACGACGAAGCCGCACTCAAACGCTTCCAAGAAATGCAAGGCTCCCTCGGTGGCGCCCTCCAGCGCCTCATGGCCGTCTCCGAAAACTATCCGGATCTCAAGAGCAACAAGAGCTTCCAGGAACTCCGCGTACAACTCGAAGGCGCCGAAAACCGCATCGCCGTGGAACGCAAGCGCTACAACGAAACCGTCAAGGAATACAACACCACCATTCGCCAGTTCCCCACAAACCTCGTCACAGGATTCGCAGGCGCCTCGCCAAAAGCCCTCTTCTCCGCTGACGCCGGCGCAAGTACAGCCCCGAAAGTGCAGTTTGATATAAAGTAA